CCGTTGCCAGCGCGGGGACGACCTGACCGGCGAGGCCGAGGTCGGCGCCGATCCGCCGGAGGCGGTCGAGGGCGCCATCGGCGTCGCCCGCGAAGAGCCGGCCGAGAGCCGTCTTCATCTTCCCGTCGAGGGGGGCGTCCAGGGCGAGGGCGACGAGCCGCAGCGGGACGTCGTCTTCGGCGACGAGGAAGCGCTCGGGGCTAGAAGTGTCTACTGTTCGAGGGAGGTTCTCGGTGCGCTCGACTCCCTTCTTAGACGGCCAGCCGAGAACCCGGCTCACGATGCTGGCAGAAGGCGGAGCTCGACCTCTCGCCTTCTCGGCCCTTCGAACTCTATCAGCACGATCCTCTGGAACTCGCCAAGCGCAAGTTTGCCGTCCTGGACCGGGACGTGAACGCTCGGGCCGACGAGGGCGCTTAGAAAATGAGCCGCCACGTGGGCCGGCGAGTCATGCCTGTACACAAGCTTCGGCGTCAGCGCTTGCAGAATGTCCATGATGTCCTCGGGGACGCCGGTCTCCCAGGTCATGACCGTCAGAGCAGCCGTCGTGTGTCTCAGAAAGATGTGACACGTTCCGTCGGACGCACCGCCGATCCCTGCGCCG
This Candidatus Methylomirabilota bacterium DNA region includes the following protein-coding sequences:
- a CDS encoding secondary thiamine-phosphate synthase enzyme YjbQ, whose translation is MTIEIQTQSPRQVIDITERVGAGIGGASDGTCHIFLRHTTAALTVMTWETGVPEDIMDILQALTPKLVYRHDSPAHVAAHFLSALVGPSVHVPVQDGKLALGEFQRIVLIEFEGPRRREVELRLLPAS